DNA sequence from the Novipirellula aureliae genome:
CCAATACCTTGTCGAACCAGGTTGCGGTGCGGAACCGCTTTGCGGAGCAGAGTATTATGAGCCAGCCTGCGGAGCTGAAGTGAGTTGCAGCACCTGTGGCGACTACTGCGGCGGTGCCTGTGACTCACCTTGTTCGGTCGAAACGATACCGCTTTATTTGCCACTGCTTCGCATCGAATGGTGTCGCTTTGATTTCTTTGCAGGTGTGCAAGGATTCAAGGGTCCACTCAGCTTTGCGAACACCGATGGAACCAATGGTAGCAGCCGTAGTGGCTCAGGCAGTTTTGGCTTCTACGAAGGTTTCAACGAAGGACGCTCTTTGAAACGCTGGCTTGGCTGGGACATGGCTTGGCAATTTGGAGTACGAGCCACTCAGAATAACCTTTCAGGAGCCGAGTTCACGACCGATTCAAGGAACCAAGTTTTCTTGACGACTGGATTCTTTCGGCGTGTGGATTACGGGCTGCAGTACGGTTTGGTGTTTGACTATCTGAACGACGATTGGTATTTCCAAAGTGATTTAACTCAGCTTCGTGGCGAACTGAGCTGGAAAGACAACGGTTGTCACGTCTGGGGACTGCAGTTCGCAGCCGGCCTTGGCGACGACACGTCGGAGACAAGCGTGATCAATCCTGCGGGAGTGGCCGTCCGTTCAAGCATGACATTTGAGCCTACCGATCAATACCGATTGTTCTATCGTCGACTCCTCCATAACGCTGGGTCTTGGGAAGCCTTTGCTGGCTGGACCGATACCGATGATGGATTGCTCGGGGCTAGCTTGGACTTGCCGCTTCGTCAGAACTTGTCCTTAGCGACGGGAGCAACCTTCTTGGTTCCCAACGAAGGCAACGGCAGTGGCGGCCACCAAGAGGAATCATGGAATATTTCGCTCGGCTTGGTCTATCGTCCTGGTGGCCCGATGGGAGCGGGCCGGTACAGCCGACCGATGTTTGGTGTTGCCGACAATGGAACCTTTTTGGTTGATCGCCTGTAATGGTTTGCAGCGAAAGTCGCCGAGACTTTCGTGCGGCGGGGGTCTTGCACCGGATGCACTCCCTAACAACACAGCGGCAAACAAGGGAAATCGCTCTTTGGGGGCGAAAAGCTCGCAACTTCTCGAGCATGACTGCGAAATCGTTCGATTTGCCCAACAGCCAAAATTCCTGGTCTTTACGGTCTTTGACGCGGATCTGGGGACCCGCTGGGCTCGAACCGAGAACCTTCCGAAACGGCGTGATGGAAGGGAACCCGCCGACATTCGTCGTCTGATGAGGTTCCGTGACGATCTGTCGCGTCGCTGGTGTTGCATTTTGGCGGTGGTTGGTATGCTATTAGCATGACGAATCAAACTGCATTGAATCAAACTGCATTGAACCAAACTGCATTTGTGCTGGAGAATCTCTCGGTGATCGATTTGGTCGGTACCGATTCTTCCGCAGTCCTGAATAACCTGACAACCAACGCCATCACGAAGCTAGCGGTCGGCCAGGGCTGCGAAACGTTCGTTACGGACGTTCGAGGGAAAACGGTTGGACACTTCCTCGTTTTTAAAACCGAGAGTGGCTTTCGGCTGATCGGTGCGGGTGGACAATCAGAGCGTTTTGCAGCCCATGTCGACCGCTACACGATCCGCGAAGATGTATCCACCGAAATCCGCGATGCGGACTTGATTGGCTTGCTAATACCGGCCGCGACTCAAGGAAAAATCCGAAGCGAAACATCGATGGATTTTGAATGCAGGACAGCGGTTGATGGCGGGACCCTTCAATCGAAAACCATTACGATTGACGACACGGTTCTTGACGGTTTTGTCGTGCCCTGGATCGATGGTATATTATGGTTGGTTTCGATTGAGCATCAGGCAAACGTCTTGGCCTGGATTTCGGAACGGGGAATCGCGGTCAAAGACGACGTTGCTTTTCATGAAGTTCGGACGCTTGCCAACTACCCTTGGTACGGTATCGAAGTGACCGAAACGAATTTACCTCAAGAGATAAACCGCGAAGAGCAAACGATCTCATTCGTGAAAGGTTGCTACCTTGGTCAAGAAACGGTGGCTCGTCTTGACGCGATGGGACAGGTCCAAAAGAAACTGGTTCGCTGGTCAATTTCGTCATCAGAATCGCTTGGTGATTCACTGGCCGAGTTATTGACGACCCTCAATGCCGAAGGCAAAACGGTTGGACGACTGACCAGTGTGGCCAAGAACGGGGATGGCGAAATTATTGCGATCGGTTTCGCCAGGCGATCCCATTTTGATCCTGGTGCCGTTGCCGCCGGGACCATTGGCGATTCAACCTTCGAAGCAACCGTGATTGAAAACGAATGACATGGAATCTACTCGGCAACAATTCCTCCATCTGATCGACCAGGTTCGCAGCGGCGACGACGAAGCGATCAGGGTGCTATGGCAAGATTACTACCAATCACTTGTGCAATTGGCTTCCAAACGCTTGCCGACGAATTTGCGTCGAATGGCTGACGAGGAGGACATTGCCAGTGCGGCGTTACAGAGTTTTATTTCGGGCGTCCGTCGTGACCAATTCCCCGATCTCGAAGCGCCCGAGAATTTGTGGGGTTTGTTAATAACCTTAACGAGTCGAAAAGTGAACGCACACCTGCGCCATCATACGCGGCAAAAGCGGGGCGGCGGCAACATTCGTGGCGAGTCGGTCTTCGCAGATGTGAATGAAGCGGATCGGCAATTTGGTCTTGGTAGCATTGAGGGCAACGAAGCCGCACCGGGGTTACAAGCCGAACTTGAAGAAGCTTGCGAGACACTACTCGACGGACTCGGTGATGATCAACTCAAGCAGATCGCGATCATGCGAATGGACGGCTTTTTGGTCGAAGAAATATCGGAAAAACTCGATATCAGCAAACGCGCAGTCGAGCGGCGTTTACAATTGATTCGCCGTTTATGGTCTGAAGCGAAAGAGGGGCAATCGAATGGGACTTGAAAATCTGTCAGCCAATGAGCTACGTGAAATCGATACGATATGTTTGAGGTTCGAAACGTCGCTTCGCGAGGGAAAATCGGTATCGGTCGAAAAAGCGATTTCTGATTACCAAGGTGAACATGTATCGCTGCTCGAAGAAGAATTGCAAGCGATTCAAGAGGAAATTCGGCATAGCGACTTGGACGATGACTTGCTTTCGATCGAAGATCGTCTGCCGCGTCCAGGCACAATGATCGGACCCTATTCGATCGACCATCTGATTGAGCGAGGTGGCATGGGAGTCGTCTACTCGGCTTTCGATCGTCGGTTGCACCGACAAGTCGCGATCAAGATGATGGCGATTCAAGGCGAACGCCATCATCGACTGCGTGAACGGTTTGAACGAGAAGCTCGTGCGGTCGCCTCGATCAGCCATCCCAATGTTGTCGAATTGTTTGACGTTGGTGTCGAAAAGGGGTTGCCTTATGCCGTGATGGAGTTCTTAGAAGGTCAAACGCTTGATCAATTTTTGCTAGAGAAGAAACTCAGTGTTTGTGATATTCGAAGCATTGGGATTCAAATTGCTGATGCCTTGGAAGTGGCCCATCAAAACGGTGTCGTTCATCGCGATCTAAAGCCCAACAATGTGATGGTCAGCGGTCATGGTTCCGGCAGCAAACGATTGAATGAGGATTGTAGCGAAGAAGGGATGGTCGGCCCCCGGGTGAAGATATTCGATTTTGGTCTGTCGCGATCCGAAGCCAACATGTTTGTTGGTTCCCAACCGGGATCGAATCAAGACGAAACGGAAGACGAGCGGACTCGCGAGGGCATCGTGATGGGGACACCTGGCTACATGTCACCCGAGCAAGCGCGTGGCGAACAAGCGGGGCCGTCATCCGATCTGTTTGCCCTTGGCTGTCTTTTGTACGAAGCGTTTTACCATAAACGGGCGTTTGATGGAGCGACAAAAGCGGCACGATTTGCTTCCACGCTCGAGCATTCGCCCCTTGGCGATCCCGTGCTCCGAGGCCGCGATCCTGAGCTCGCGAAGTTGATCGACGATTGTTTGCAAAAAGATCCTCGGCTGCGACCATCGTCGGCGGCATCGATTAGCGAACGACTTCATGAAACGCCTGGGCGTGAAGTACTCTCATCATCCGCATTTGGGCGTCGCCGTTTGTTCGAACTTCTCGTGGGAGGAACGCTCGGCGGTTTTGCAGCCGTCGCCCTTCGAAACTCAGCGCTTGGTGATGCGTCGAAAGAATCGATCGCCAACATCGATTCGATCGCCGTTTTGTCGTTCGTCGACTTGGGTCGACAAACCGACGACCTTGCGAGCGGCTCCGTGGGACGCCCGGTTGGCGGCCGAGAGATCTTTCGAGGCGATCAGTTGGCGGCTTTGTTGGTCAATGAACTAAGCCGAATGAACGATGTCAAAGTCACCCCGTTTCGCCCGCTGGTTGCCAACACACGTAAAGAGTATCTGCAAATTGGCGACGATCTTAACGTCGATGCGTTGTTGACTGGCACGTTTCAATCGACCCGCCGAGGCACCAAAGCGATTGATGAAATCGATATCCAACTCGTCTCCTCAAAAAGCGGCAACCAATTATGGGGGCGTCGGTTCCTGTCAGAGACGGGCGAAAGTCTGCTCGAACAATCAAGGTTTGCTTCGGAAATTGCCTCCGCAATCGGTCGCTCATTGACATCCACTGCCGAGGAACGGAAACCACCCAACGTTAGCGCGTTTAGTTGCCTCGTCGACGGGTCCGCGAGGTCCGATCCCGATAGTCCCGAGGGGCTGCGGAAATCCCTTGATTGTTTTTGGTCCGCCCATTCCAAAGACGAACTGTTTGCTGCTCCATTGGCCGGACTGGGACTCACTTCCATTACATTGGCGGCACAATGCGGCGTGGACGAATCGATTGAACTCATTCAACAAGCACGCGAGACAACCGTCGACGCCTTGGCGCTCGATCCAGCATCCGTCGACGCCCGTTTGGCCCAAGCAATGATCCAATGGCAAACGTTGTACGAGTATGATAAAGCCAAGCAAATCTTGCTGTCGTTAATGGACGAAACACCGAATCATTGGCGTGTTCGCCATCAATTGGGGATGCTGGAATTGGTGCTAGGCGACGTTGACGAGGGGCTTAAACGATTGCGTGAAGCGACTCAGTTAAACCCTACCTCATTGATTGCAAAGCTCGGCCTTGCACGAGCATACTGGTTCACAGGTAACCTGAAACGAGCAAGCACCGATGCGAAACGGATTCGAGATCAGCATACGGAGAGTGCGTATGCACGAGGGGTGTTGATCGATTTCTACGAGCAGCAAGGCGATTGGCAATTGGCAGCCGCAGAGCATGTCGATATTGATTTTGGCGATGTCAAGGTCGGCGGAAAGCTTGATGAAGACAGTTATTTCGAACAGCGATCGAAGCTTGATATCGATAAGTATCCTTACGGGCCATTCGGAACGCTCCTGAATGTGGCGATTCTGCGGGCACGCCGCGGTTCGTTGATCGACGACGCCAAACTCGGTGAGTTAGCCGATCCGACGCCACCGATGCTACCATTCTTGTTGGCAACGCATCCCATGTTCCAGAATGCACGACGGTTAGAACGAGCGCAAGAGATATTGCCTAGACCAACCCGGTGAGTGGTCCGTCGCCGCAATAATCAGGATTGCCAAATTCTTTTGTGGGAAATCCCATGGCTTCGCTGATGCTCATCAGCAAACGGTTGTGCGGTACGCGGTTGTACTTCATTGCCCGTCCCATATCGAATCCCAATCCACCACCGACAAACACAAAGGGGATGTTGTTGCGTGTGTGCGTGTTCCCTTTGCCGAGTTCATTTGTCCAAATGATCGTTGTGTTATCCAGAAGCGATCCGTTGCCGTCCGGTTCAGGCACTTCCGACAACCGTTTCGCTAAATGAGCAACCTGTTCCGCGTACCAAGTATTGATTTGAATCAATTTTTCATAGGCCGTCTCGTTGCTGTCCGGTTCGTGTGACAAGCCGTGGTGTCCTTCGTCGATTCCTAGCCATCGCATCCGAGGATTTCCGACACTGTTTGAGATTTGATAGGTAGCAACGCGAGCGAAATCGGCAGCGAAACTGTTGACGAGTAATTCGATTTGCATCTTGGCAATTTGCGGCATGTTGTCGTTCTCCGCTTGCACGTTGGCAGGCAATTCGGGGATCGCATGGTCGAGATGCTTCGGTTCTTCGGAATCAAGTTTTTCTGTACGTGCCAATTCGGCTTGCAATTCTTTCTCAACCGTCCGCACCATCTCGACATGCGATTGGAGGATCTGTCGGTCCTGATGGCTAAGATGTTTTTCCACCCGTTTGAAATCATCTTTCAAGTCGTCGAGGACACTCGCTAGCAGTTCGCGGTTTTTGGCTTGGCCGTAAAGCTTGTCGAACATTTGATAAGGATCGCTAATCGGAGTCAGCGGTTGATTGGCCCCTGCATAGGACATTCGTGTCCACGTGTCGGCTCGATCGGGAACCATCACGCCGAATTCCAACGAGCCGAATCGAGTTTGCGTTGCCGCATCGGCCTGCAACTTGTTCTTGATATGTTGATCGATCGAAATCCCTTGGGACCAACCGGCGGGCGTATCCGAACCGCCTTGAATATCGCCTGGAAAGAGTTCAACGCCAGTCAACAGGCAACCGATTCCGCGCATGTGCCCGTCACCATCCCCTTGGATTTTGTTGCAAACGCCATGCAGCGTCAACAATTGATTTTTGAATGGGCTAAGCGGTTCCAAAATCCGTTTGAGTTCAAAGTCGCGTCCTTCGGCATCCGGCCAGAAATGTTTGGGGATAACACCGTTGGGGCTAAACAGGAAGACGACCCGCTTTTTGCGGGATTGCGAAGCCGCCCAGCCCAGACTCGGAAGCCCGAACAAAAAGTTGGCTGCTGCACTACCGACACCGAAGTAGGTCAAAAAATCACGTCGCGTGGTTCTCTTCATGGTTTCACCGAAAGCTTAGACTTCGCCGTCTTTTGGTTGGGATGCAACAATCGCGATTGATACAATCAAATCACGTACACTAAATTGAGTCTTCTGAAATTGTTTGGTCAAACGGTCAAGAGTATCCGGTCCGTAGGCAGCAATTGGTTGTTTGACAAAATGCTCGAAGGCTGCTTCGACAAAGGCTCGATGGCAATCATCGCTGCGGACCAAAAAATCAGCCAATTCGCTAGCACCTATGAATTCAACGGTCTCTTCTCCGCTCGTCACGTAGAATCCGCTGGCATCGATCGCATGTCCGTTCTCCATCTCGCGCAAACGTCCAACCGCATCGTAGTTCTCGAGTGCAAAACCTAAGCCGTTGATCCTTTGGTGGCAGACTTGGCAATTGACATCGTTGGTTTGAAGCGTCACTCGCTCACGCGTCGTCAAGCCAGGATGCAAATCGGGATTCAACGGGGTGAAGGCTTGGTTGGGAGGGCGTAGCGTCCGGCCAAGCAAATATCGATTCAAGAATACACCACGATGGATTGGAGAAGTGGTTTTGAAATAGGACAACTGACTCATCAGCAGCGGATGATTCAAAAGCCCGTGTCGCAGAGATGGATCGGAAACACTACGGGTGAGCGATGAACGAGGGTCTGCCGGTTTCCAAATCTCCCCATAAAACTCGAATATTCGGTCGGTAGTATAACCGTAGTCCGACTGGAAAAATTGGCGAAAATCGCTCGCGTCGCTCCAAACAACGTCTTCGACAAAGGCGTCAAACGAAGCGCGTAGATCGCCAACGAGTTCACGGTCGAAACCAGGATATAGTTCGCCGTCCTTTACGAGTTCATCTTCGTTGTCAACATGAAACCAATGGGCCAAGAATGCTCTCGTTTTGCCTCGGGTACGGTAGTCGTTGACCATCTGCCAAGCAGCGTTCGAAATTTGTTTTTCACTGACGAGCTGGTCCCTTTCGACTTGCTTGCAGAGCCAGTCGTCGACGGGAAGGGAGTCGTGCAATACCAGTGCCAACCGATTGGCCACACGTTGTGACACCGATTCGCTGGTGTCGAGTAGCGGATAGAGAAATCGTGGTGATTTGAGGGCAAGCAAGCAAACTCGCCGAATCGCTTCCGCATCGTCCTTGGTCGCAGCGACTTGTTTGTCGATGTATTGCTTTCGCGTCGCATCATCGAGTGAACCACGAAAAGCGGTTTTAACCAAGTCGCTTAAGAAACCCATTAGCGTTTCACGATCTTGATTGCTGTCTTTCTTGTGCTTTTGTTGATAGCGTGGCCACAGTTCGGCCTCGGCATAGTGAGAGAATTCGATCGCTGCTTGCGTTACCGAATCGTCCCACGATCGACTGATTTGCGTGCCGCGCTCGTACCCATAACTGTGATCGTCCGGTGGCAAGTTTTGTTGCAGCGAAAACGCAGACGGGAATCTCGCCGCCAACAGGTTTCGTGTTGGGATGATTTCTTCTGCTCCGCCAGGCGGTGTCCAGGACAAAGAGATCGATGCCGGCGTCTGTCCCGTTTTTCGCTTGCGCTGAATCAAGGTCAATTCGAATGGATAACCGCGTCCAGCATCAAGTCGAATTCGCCGTTTGAATTCGGTACGCCCTTCGGATTGAACGTGGTTATCGATCAAGACTCGTTGACGATCCCCGAAAGTTAACATGCTCGAACAAGTCGTGCGGAGTACGATTTCATATTCGCCACTGCGATCCACTTTGAGCGTTCCGATCCACTGGATATAAAACTCCTCGGGTTGGATTCCTTCACCTGGACCGCCAAGTGCAAAATCAAAATCGATCGTTGGATCGACTCGCTCGATACGCAAATTCTCCTTTTTCCAACGGGGACCGTCAAAATAGTTTCCCGTTACCCCGTGTTGCTGATGAAGCCAAGCAGAACCGCTTTGGGAAGCGTACAGATCCGCCAAGCTTTGTCGCAACTGATCACCGGTCAAGCGGGCTAGAGTAATGGTTGGCGTGCGCTGCCTTTGTCGTGCCGCTTCGCTATAGAACGATTCGTGGATATAGCGGGCAACGTCTTCAGCATCTTTGTCTTTACATGTATCGGGATCATCCTCGGGCATCGTTTCCGCAATGATCTCGCTCAGCTCACCAATCGAAGAATCGCCGACGAGCGGAGATGGGTAGTTGTCCGCTGTTCCTTGGCCGTTCGGACCGTGGCAGGACGCACATTGGCTCGAATAGATTGCTGCTCCGGTGTTTTCACCCCCACCATTATCATGCTCCGCCAACGTGTGGGGCATATCTTCAGCCATGGCAACGGTCGAAAGAGGAGCAACCGTTGGAAACGCGAAAAAGATAGCTACGACGATTTTTGTGGTGAACGGCATTGCTTCTTCGATTGCTCTGAATCGCGGTCTCTCGGCAAGGTGCCGAAGCCCACAATTTCACGAGCAATCTCTTTGCGGCAGGGAAGGGGGGGGAGGGCTTGTTTCATCGTAACAACTTGCCAGCAAAAGGAAACGTTGAAACGACTAGAAATTTCCGTTCATTCCAAATCTTGCATCGGTCGCCATCGCCGCTTTGGTGATTCCAAAGCTTCCTCTTTCGTGAAGGGTTATAGTGAAGGGTTATAATACGCAGACTTTGCGGGCTGTAACGAAATTGTCGATTCTGCTGACGAGTTCATCCCGAAGTAACTCTAAACAGAGTAAAACCAAATGGAAAATGCTTCAAACTAGAACTAAGGATTATGCCGCAACCACCCCGCAGGGCCGCTCAAGACCACCATTGCCGAATACGGAGTGCCGCAGTCATCGTTGCAGTAGCGTTGATTCTGCTGCCACGGAATCAAGTTGTTGGGCAGCAAATTGGCGAGCTTGAAGAAAGTGTACAGCCGAAATCGTCGATCGAGATTCCTTCAAATGAATTGATCGGTCCGTGGGCCATGGATCCGATCGATGTGGAGGGTCTATCGCCGATGATCGAGCAGGTCGGTTACGAGAGGGAAATATGTCCGGCATTTCTTGAACCACCACGTTCCGAAGGCGTGCAAGTTGGTAAGTTCACGATCATTCCGTATGGAACGATATGGGCAGACAGTGTATTTGCGACTAGCCGCACCGTTCCAGGACGATTTGCATTGTGGATCGCATCGGAGGAAGAACAAGGCGAAGGGGCGTTTGAACTGGATGCTCGCCGCAGCCGTGTTGGGATCGATATCATCGGGCCGACAATTGGTCAGTACGACAGCGGTGGCAAGGTTGAAGTCGACTTCCTCGGAAACTTCGTAACGGACAATCAGCCCGACGTCCGGTTACGACATGCCTATTGGGAGGCAAAGAACGAGCACGCACGATTTCTGGTAGGCCAAACCTGGGATGTCGTGTCGCCACTGCTCCCCAATTCGGTGAACTTCACTGCCTCTTGGGCTGTTGGCAACATTGGCTTTCGGCGGACCCAAATTCGGGCGGAGCGATACATACCGCTCGGTGCGGGGATGACTTGGACGCTGCAAGGGTCGTTGAACCAGAACGTCATTCAAGATTTAGCGACCGGTTTTAGTGCTGCCGGGGTCACCCGCGAAACAGGCGAGTGGCCAATGTTGGAGGGCCGTTCCGCGATCACGTTCCACAACATCCAAGCGGGCGGCAAATCAATGACGCTGGGGACATCGGGGCACATCGGCGAAACCGGATTCGATTTTGCCCAAGGACATCCTGCTAATCCTGCTCTTGGGCCTGAAGACGACGTGCGGCTAGAAACATGGTCTTACAACTTTGATGCGATCATTCCATTGACGGAAAAGTTCAGCCTGCGAGGCGAGTTTTTTCAAGGCAGGAACCTTAGCAATCTGCTCGGTGGTATCGGGCAAGGAGTTTGCCCTTGTTTGCGGGTTCCCATCGATGCGATCGGAGGTTGGGCAGAACTGCGTTATGAGGTCAACGAAAAGGTCGCCACTCACATCGGCTATTCCATCGACGATCCAGACGACAACGACAGTCTGATTGGCAGGACCAAGAACCAGGTTTTGTATACCAACTTGTACTACAAGATCAGCGAGAATTTAACCACGGGATTCGAGGTCTCGACATGGCGAACCGATTATCACAATCGCACCAGCGAGCCGGGCTTCATTCCGGTCGCGGGAGCAACCGAGCCGGGCAAAGCGGTGCTGTTCGATGCGACACTCCGCTACGCCTTTTGATGTCAGGCGTCAGGAGACTCGTAGGGGAGCTTCGACGCGGGTTTCGACGCGGGTTTCGCTACGAAATGAAACAAAACGGCGAGAGCACGGATGTGAAATTGCCACCCTTGGTCAATAAAGTCAATAAACTGGCGATTCGGTCTAGCTTTCAAACGTCCTATTTTGTATCGACGGTGCGTTATCTTCGCATTCTGTCCGACGTTTCTTATTCTGATCGCTTTCGCCGATGCACTCTATCTACAAAGGTCACCGCCGTCGCTGCGGAATTAGCAAGCCCAGTCTGCTGATCGCCTTGTTAACAAACGTCGCAATTTGTTTGTTTCTCGGTCACCGATGCTCCGCTCAATCGATGGCCTATACTCCAAATTATCCAATTCGGGATTCGTCGTCACTCGTTCAACCCATCGAAGATCGATCGGTTTATCGGTTGGCCAACATTGAATCGGCGCGACATTCGGCAACGCAATTTCGGTCTTTGGCTCGGCAAACGATTTCGCCCGCGGCCAAACTTGCCGAAGAAAACGCACGATTTGCAGACCAATGGGCCGATCTCGCCGAAGCACACAATCATCTTTCGCGGGTGCTGTCTGAAACCAACACAAAACTTAACGACACTCGCCAGGACCTCGAAGATATTCGGCTTAAGATCGATCACTACGGTTTGTCGCCAACCATCGGATTGCTTCTTCAACAAAAGAAGGAACAACTCGATGCCTGGATGATCGAGGATTCTCAGTCATTGTTCACGAGCGAGGAACTAAAACGCGCTCGCAGCGAGCAGTTGGAACTCGACATGATCCACTTCGACGGATCCAATCCGATCACGCAGGCTGACGAACTGCTCGCGGGCGAACCAAAAACAGCAGAACGTTTGACGGACAATGCGACCAATCCATCCCGTTTTCAGCGTTCGGCAGACCGTCACTTGTCGTTGAATGCAGATATCCGTCAGTTGCTGACCCAGCGGTACGAGTGGCTGAAATTGCTTAGACAAGGCTATCAGGAATACCAACAAAAACTGGGGCAGCTTGACACAGCGAACACGGCTACGCGAACGATTTTTTCAGAATACAGCCGATTGATCCATCAAAACATTCTGTGGATTCGGAGTGGTGAACCGCTGCGGTTTGCTGATATTCGCCAATTGGATGACGGGGTTGCCGCCGTTTTCGATTCTCAACATAGTGCGATTCTGGGGCATGATCTCAAACGAAAATGGGACGCGGATCCGGTCGCAGGCTTACGCTTGTTGGCGACAATCCTCCTGTTGATCATCATCCGTTGGCGTTCGAAAACGTGGCTAGTGGCAATCGGCCAACGAAAACGGATGAAAGACGCATCGGACCAAGCTCGACAACTATCCGCATGTCTGTTAACGGTGCTCACGGCATTGACGCTGCCAACCATCTTCTTCGTCACGACCCGCTGGCTGGGACACGGTTTGGTTTCCGAATCGATCTTAAGCATGGCGACGGCAGTCGCCGCGGCTGGTTGGGTTTCGCTGATCGTCGAGATTCCACGGCAATTGCTCCGAAATAACGGCCTGATTCATCATCACGTCGCGATCGAATTGCCAGGGCAAACCCGTGCTGTCAAGTTTCTGACCCTGATCGGAGCGGGATTGATCCTTGTTGCCTACCTGCTCACTCGGATGCGATTTGTTGATCACGGGGTCCATAGCGGTTCAATCGCTCGCATCGGGTTCCTATTGGCCATGCTAGTCGTCGCCTGGACGTTTCATCGAGCGTTTAAGCCGAAGGGCGGTTTCTTGGAACCCATGATAGCGACCTTTGCTGGGGCGGTGATTTATCGATTGCGGTTAATCCCCTACCTAATCGGCATCGGTTTCCCGTTTGCGATGATCACGCTATCAGCATTAGGGTATGAGTTTACAGCAAACGAGCTAATCAAAAAGGCGATTATCACCCTCTCGTCGCTAATGATCGCGGCAACGTTGTGGCCGGCGGTGAAGATCGCTTCGGCACACATCTGGCAACGCCTAACCGGTCCTAAACCGGTGCGGCAATTTGATGAGTACGGCGAAATCAAACCCGACGTCCAAGTTGGCACACTGGGCGAACATTTTTTAGAACTAAAGCATCAACTCGCTTTCCTTTGTCAATGTGCCTTGGTGCTGTTGACACTACTTTGTTTGGCGTGGCTTTGGGTCGACGTCTTCCCCAATGTTCGGATGGGGAATCCGGTTGTTTGGAATATCGAGGACACCGTCATTACGTCATCGATCGATGTGAATGGGCAACCGATATCGCAAAGTGTGATTGAAACGACCCCCGTGACCGCAATGCACTTATTACTGGCAACCGCCTCGCTATTTGTTGCATTTCAGTTTGCGAAATTGCTACCTGCATTGTTCGATGCACTCGTGCTTCAGCGAGTTTCGTTTGACGAAGCGATGGAACACATGTCACTTGTCATCGGACGCTGCCTGCTGTTTGGGATCGGTTGTTTTGTGGCCTGCCGATTGGTTGGTATTCGCTGGCATTCGATTCAGTGGTTGGCCGTCGGATTGACGATCGGCCTTGGCTT
Encoded proteins:
- a CDS encoding DUF6666 family protein gives rise to the protein MPFFIGKPALVAMLVLGMMSGANAADSSQVTWQAKRPAASQVRSEQITPKRSLVSQAATGEVITEMPSAQLVKGKRLVAPVQQTSFYHSACDCSGPVCDCGEITCGAEPVCGMESQYLVEPGCGAEPLCGAEYYEPACGAEVSCSTCGDYCGGACDSPCSVETIPLYLPLLRIEWCRFDFFAGVQGFKGPLSFANTDGTNGSSRSGSGSFGFYEGFNEGRSLKRWLGWDMAWQFGVRATQNNLSGAEFTTDSRNQVFLTTGFFRRVDYGLQYGLVFDYLNDDWYFQSDLTQLRGELSWKDNGCHVWGLQFAAGLGDDTSETSVINPAGVAVRSSMTFEPTDQYRLFYRRLLHNAGSWEAFAGWTDTDDGLLGASLDLPLRQNLSLATGATFLVPNEGNGSGGHQEESWNISLGLVYRPGGPMGAGRYSRPMFGVADNGTFLVDRL
- the ygfZ gene encoding CAF17-like 4Fe-4S cluster assembly/insertion protein YgfZ; protein product: MTNQTALNQTALNQTAFVLENLSVIDLVGTDSSAVLNNLTTNAITKLAVGQGCETFVTDVRGKTVGHFLVFKTESGFRLIGAGGQSERFAAHVDRYTIREDVSTEIRDADLIGLLIPAATQGKIRSETSMDFECRTAVDGGTLQSKTITIDDTVLDGFVVPWIDGILWLVSIEHQANVLAWISERGIAVKDDVAFHEVRTLANYPWYGIEVTETNLPQEINREEQTISFVKGCYLGQETVARLDAMGQVQKKLVRWSISSSESLGDSLAELLTTLNAEGKTVGRLTSVAKNGDGEIIAIGFARRSHFDPGAVAAGTIGDSTFEATVIENE
- a CDS encoding ECF-type sigma factor, with protein sequence MESTRQQFLHLIDQVRSGDDEAIRVLWQDYYQSLVQLASKRLPTNLRRMADEEDIASAALQSFISGVRRDQFPDLEAPENLWGLLITLTSRKVNAHLRHHTRQKRGGGNIRGESVFADVNEADRQFGLGSIEGNEAAPGLQAELEEACETLLDGLGDDQLKQIAIMRMDGFLVEEISEKLDISKRAVERRLQLIRRLWSEAKEGQSNGT
- a CDS encoding serine/threonine-protein kinase; translated protein: MGLENLSANELREIDTICLRFETSLREGKSVSVEKAISDYQGEHVSLLEEELQAIQEEIRHSDLDDDLLSIEDRLPRPGTMIGPYSIDHLIERGGMGVVYSAFDRRLHRQVAIKMMAIQGERHHRLRERFEREARAVASISHPNVVELFDVGVEKGLPYAVMEFLEGQTLDQFLLEKKLSVCDIRSIGIQIADALEVAHQNGVVHRDLKPNNVMVSGHGSGSKRLNEDCSEEGMVGPRVKIFDFGLSRSEANMFVGSQPGSNQDETEDERTREGIVMGTPGYMSPEQARGEQAGPSSDLFALGCLLYEAFYHKRAFDGATKAARFASTLEHSPLGDPVLRGRDPELAKLIDDCLQKDPRLRPSSAASISERLHETPGREVLSSSAFGRRRLFELLVGGTLGGFAAVALRNSALGDASKESIANIDSIAVLSFVDLGRQTDDLASGSVGRPVGGREIFRGDQLAALLVNELSRMNDVKVTPFRPLVANTRKEYLQIGDDLNVDALLTGTFQSTRRGTKAIDEIDIQLVSSKSGNQLWGRRFLSETGESLLEQSRFASEIASAIGRSLTSTAEERKPPNVSAFSCLVDGSARSDPDSPEGLRKSLDCFWSAHSKDELFAAPLAGLGLTSITLAAQCGVDESIELIQQARETTVDALALDPASVDARLAQAMIQWQTLYEYDKAKQILLSLMDETPNHWRVRHQLGMLELVLGDVDEGLKRLREATQLNPTSLIAKLGLARAYWFTGNLKRASTDAKRIRDQHTESAYARGVLIDFYEQQGDWQLAAAEHVDIDFGDVKVGGKLDEDSYFEQRSKLDIDKYPYGPFGTLLNVAILRARRGSLIDDAKLGELADPTPPMLPFLLATHPMFQNARRLERAQEILPRPTR